A window of the Candidatus Polarisedimenticolia bacterium genome harbors these coding sequences:
- the ispE gene encoding 4-(cytidine 5'-diphospho)-2-C-methyl-D-erythritol kinase, with translation MRPPGRLTLRPHAKINLGLRVLGTRSDGYHEIRTRFQTIDLADELEIEASSNDVELAVEGEALAADRTNLVWRAAELIRSRRSGLPGARLRLKKSIPIAAGLGGGSSDAAATLLALNRLWGFPLERHELVELAIRLGADVPFFLHGGLALGTGKGDDLEPLPDRDPFPVCLILPPYGSPTEEVYRLWDRRRPAAIETVGAEAAVVSEDTRSVHNDLQETVFSLHPELGAIHELLYRAGAFAASLSGSGSSLYGLFRSPEEIRALRESRDWGAFKVLTCRTVSRPEYCRALGAQDPFEPGSS, from the coding sequence ATGAGACCTCCCGGGCGTCTCACCCTGCGGCCGCACGCCAAGATCAACCTTGGTCTTCGAGTCCTGGGGACCCGGAGCGACGGCTACCATGAGATTCGCACGCGGTTCCAGACGATCGATCTGGCCGACGAGCTGGAGATCGAAGCGTCGTCGAACGACGTCGAGCTGGCGGTGGAAGGCGAGGCGCTCGCGGCCGATCGGACGAATCTCGTCTGGCGCGCCGCGGAGCTGATCCGGTCCAGGAGATCCGGGCTTCCCGGGGCGCGCCTCCGGCTGAAGAAGTCGATCCCCATCGCCGCCGGACTGGGGGGAGGAAGCAGCGACGCCGCCGCCACGCTGCTCGCCCTGAACCGCCTCTGGGGATTCCCCCTGGAGCGCCATGAGCTCGTCGAGCTGGCGATCCGCCTGGGTGCCGACGTACCCTTCTTCCTGCACGGCGGACTCGCCCTCGGCACGGGGAAAGGAGATGATTTGGAGCCCCTGCCTGATCGGGATCCTTTCCCGGTCTGCCTGATTCTCCCCCCTTACGGATCCCCCACCGAGGAAGTCTACCGTCTGTGGGATCGGCGCCGGCCCGCTGCGATCGAGACAGTCGGGGCCGAAGCCGCTGTCGTGAGCGAAGACACCCGCAGCGTCCACAACGATCTGCAGGAAACCGTCTTCTCGCTTCATCCGGAGCTTGGCGCGATTCACGAGCTGCTGTACCGCGCGGGGGCTTTCGCCGCCTCCCTTTCGGGAAGCGGCTCGTCGCTCTACGGGCTTTTCCGGTCGCCCGAGGAGATCCGCGCTTTGCGAGAGTCGCGCGATTGGGGCGCCTTCAAGGTCTTGACGTGCCGGACCGTCTCCCGCCCGGAATACTGCCGCGCTCTCGGAGCCCAAGATCCCTTCGAGCCAGGGAGTTCTTGA
- a CDS encoding ribose-phosphate pyrophosphokinase yields the protein MKNRDMSIEGAIKIFSGSAHPELAQEISEYLKIPLGSINLTRFSDGESYCQVLENVRGADVFVIQPASPPVNENLMELLIIMDALKRSSAQRITAVLPYYGYARQDRKDKPRVPISAKLVADLISAAGADRVLAIDLHAPAIQGFFNIPVDHLFAAPVLIENVARLKIPNLVIVSPDAGGVERARAYAKRLQASLAIIDKRRTEKNVAEILHVIGEVRGMNALIVDDIVDTAGTLTGTVKALKQEGVDKIYGCFTHAVLSGPAIERLRASELEQVFVTNTILVDPRKQTEGRLKVLSIASLLGEAIQRIHTNSSVSSLFV from the coding sequence ATGAAGAACCGAGACATGTCGATCGAAGGGGCCATCAAGATTTTCTCCGGCAGCGCCCATCCCGAGCTGGCGCAGGAAATCTCTGAGTATCTCAAGATCCCCCTGGGATCGATCAACTTGACCCGGTTCAGCGACGGCGAGTCCTACTGCCAGGTCCTCGAGAACGTGCGGGGCGCGGACGTCTTCGTGATCCAGCCGGCGTCCCCTCCGGTGAACGAGAACCTCATGGAGCTGCTGATCATCATGGACGCGCTGAAACGCTCGTCGGCCCAGCGGATCACGGCCGTCCTTCCGTACTACGGCTATGCCCGGCAGGATCGCAAGGACAAGCCGCGCGTGCCGATCTCCGCGAAGCTCGTGGCCGATCTCATCAGCGCCGCCGGAGCCGATCGGGTGCTGGCCATCGACCTGCACGCCCCGGCGATCCAGGGCTTCTTCAACATTCCGGTCGATCATCTGTTCGCCGCGCCGGTCCTGATCGAGAACGTCGCGCGCCTGAAGATCCCGAACCTCGTGATCGTGTCGCCCGACGCGGGCGGCGTCGAGCGGGCCCGGGCCTACGCGAAGCGGCTGCAGGCCTCCCTGGCGATCATCGACAAGCGGCGCACCGAGAAGAACGTCGCGGAGATCCTCCACGTCATCGGCGAGGTGCGGGGGATGAACGCGTTGATCGTGGACGACATCGTGGACACGGCGGGAACCCTGACCGGGACCGTCAAGGCACTGAAGCAGGAGGGTGTCGACAAGATCTACGGCTGCTTCACCCACGCCGTCCTGTCGGGCCCCGCCATCGAGCGGCTCCGCGCCTCGGAGCTCGAGCAGGTTTTCGTCACCAACACGATTCTCGTCGATCCGCGGAAGCAGACCGAAGGGCGCTTGAAAGTCCTGTCCATCGCCAGCCTGCTCGGGGAAGCGATCCAGCGGATCCACACCAATTCGTCCGTCTCCTCCCTTTTCGTCTAG
- a CDS encoding 50S ribosomal protein L25 — translation MAEVMIDVSPRTEFGKNPSRRLRRAGMIPGIVYGSNKPPVPISVDPKQVEKILRSESGANSIFMLNLVGKDQRRYAMIKAFQTDPVSNRLQHTDFIRIQMDEVVQVNVPIQTVGEAPGVKLDLGILDIPLREIRIESLPADIPDAFKVDISSLKIGDTIRVADLNIPPKVKILTDPNQTVAVVAPPAKEEEVGAPVVAEVTEPEVIKKGKAASEEGGEAEEASKETKPEKRDSKKEG, via the coding sequence ATGGCCGAAGTGATGATCGACGTCTCGCCCCGTACGGAGTTCGGGAAGAACCCCTCCCGCCGGCTGCGGCGCGCCGGCATGATTCCCGGAATCGTCTACGGCTCGAACAAGCCGCCGGTCCCGATCTCCGTGGATCCGAAGCAAGTCGAGAAGATCCTCCGCTCCGAGAGCGGCGCGAACAGCATCTTCATGCTGAACCTGGTGGGCAAGGATCAGCGCCGCTACGCGATGATCAAGGCTTTCCAGACCGATCCGGTGTCGAACCGCCTCCAGCACACCGATTTCATCCGCATCCAGATGGACGAGGTCGTCCAGGTGAACGTTCCCATCCAGACCGTGGGAGAAGCCCCGGGCGTCAAGCTCGACCTGGGGATCCTGGACATCCCGCTCAGGGAGATACGCATCGAGTCCCTCCCCGCGGACATCCCCGACGCCTTCAAGGTGGACATCTCGTCCCTGAAAATCGGCGATACGATCCGCGTCGCCGATCTGAATATCCCTCCCAAAGTGAAGATCCTGACCGATCCGAACCAGACGGTGGCGGTCGTGGCGCCTCCCGCCAAGGAAGAAGAGGTGGGCGCGCCGGTGGTGGCCGAAGTGACGGAGCCGGAAGTCATCAAGAAAGGGAAGGCCGCGTCCGAGGAGGGCGGGGAAGCCGAAGAAGCCTCCAAGGAAACGAAGCCGGAGAAGAGGGACTCCAAGAAGGAGGGTTGA
- the pth gene encoding aminoacyl-tRNA hydrolase — translation MVGLGNPGRRYAETRHNLGFKAVEEFCRRERLVWDGEECRSRIARGAMAGEDVVVAEPQTYMNRSGEAVECLLRASGGGPSDLLVVCDDAAIDLGAVRVRRSGSAGGHRGLESIIAALGTEDFPRLRIGIRTAPVLSGDLAERVLAPFSREESEEAGRQAARAAECIRTVLEQGVAAAMNRFNRRQPNEPSA, via the coding sequence GTGGTCGGACTGGGGAATCCGGGGCGGCGTTACGCGGAGACGCGGCACAACCTCGGATTCAAGGCGGTGGAAGAGTTCTGCCGCCGAGAGCGTCTCGTCTGGGACGGGGAAGAGTGCCGTTCGCGGATCGCCCGCGGCGCCATGGCCGGCGAGGACGTCGTGGTGGCCGAGCCGCAGACCTATATGAACCGGAGCGGCGAAGCGGTGGAATGCCTCCTCCGGGCCAGCGGCGGTGGGCCTTCCGACCTGCTGGTGGTCTGCGACGATGCGGCGATCGATCTCGGCGCCGTGCGCGTGCGCCGGTCGGGGAGCGCCGGCGGACACCGGGGGCTCGAGTCGATCATCGCCGCGCTGGGCACCGAGGATTTTCCGCGCCTCCGGATCGGCATCCGGACCGCTCCGGTCCTGAGCGGCGATCTCGCCGAGCGCGTCCTGGCTCCCTTCTCCCGGGAGGAGAGCGAGGAAGCGGGGCGGCAGGCCGCCCGGGCGGCCGAGTGTATCCGGACCGTGCTGGAGCAGGGCGTCGCCGCGGCCATGAACCGTTTCAATCGCAGGCAGCCGAATGAACCGTCGGCTTGA
- the rpsF gene encoding 30S ribosomal protein S6, which yields MVKYESIFITEPGATDDEVAALIKGFEDTVTTGSGKVLKVERWGKRRLAYRVGRHEDGNYTLFYLECPPAAARELERRYRMNDRIIKYLTVRMDRSIPEDQPARAGDSPEVRGPEPVEAE from the coding sequence ATGGTAAAATACGAATCCATTTTCATCACGGAGCCGGGCGCGACCGACGACGAGGTGGCGGCGCTCATCAAGGGATTCGAGGACACCGTCACCACCGGAAGCGGGAAGGTCCTCAAGGTGGAGCGCTGGGGAAAGCGAAGGCTGGCCTACCGGGTGGGGCGGCACGAGGACGGCAACTACACCCTCTTCTACCTGGAATGCCCGCCGGCGGCGGCCCGCGAGCTGGAGAGGCGCTACCGCATGAACGATCGCATCATCAAATACCTCACGGTCCGGATGGATCGCAGCATTCCGGAAGATCAGCCCGCGCGCGCGGGCGACTCCCCCGAGGTTCGGGGACCGGAGCCCGTGGAAGCGGAATGA
- the rpsR gene encoding 30S ribosomal protein S18 → MDPRDRDKAKKKQFRKKFLFRKKKFCKFCEEKIPYIDYKDVRLLQGFTPERGKIFPRRISGTCAKHQRELMQAIKRARNIALLPFTAD, encoded by the coding sequence ATGGATCCCCGAGATCGAGACAAAGCCAAGAAGAAGCAGTTCCGGAAGAAATTCCTGTTTCGCAAGAAGAAATTCTGCAAGTTCTGCGAAGAGAAGATCCCTTACATCGACTACAAGGACGTGAGACTGCTGCAGGGCTTCACCCCCGAGCGGGGGAAGATCTTCCCGCGGCGGATATCGGGGACGTGCGCCAAGCACCAACGCGAGCTGATGCAGGCGATCAAGCGCGCGCGCAACATCGCGCTGCTGCCCTTCACGGCGGACTGA
- the rplI gene encoding 50S ribosomal protein L9 encodes MRIVLRTDVENVGRRGEVIKVADGFARNFLLPKKLALEATPGNMKRIDQERKVQEVHEAKEKQEAEVLAGRIAQLSCTAVRKVGENEVLYGSVTTADIAELLEKEGYSLDKRKILLDEPIKALGIYEVPVKIHPQVTASLKVWVVKE; translated from the coding sequence ATGAGGATCGTGCTCCGGACCGACGTGGAGAACGTGGGCCGGCGAGGCGAGGTCATCAAGGTCGCCGACGGCTTCGCCCGCAACTTTCTGCTTCCCAAGAAGCTCGCCCTCGAGGCGACGCCGGGAAACATGAAGCGGATCGACCAGGAGCGCAAGGTCCAGGAGGTCCACGAGGCGAAGGAGAAGCAGGAAGCCGAGGTCCTGGCGGGCAGGATCGCGCAGCTTTCGTGCACGGCCGTCCGCAAGGTGGGGGAGAACGAAGTCCTCTACGGCTCCGTGACGACCGCCGACATCGCCGAGCTCCTGGAGAAGGAAGGGTACTCGCTGGACAAGAGGAAGATTCTCCTCGACGAGCCGATCAAGGCGCTGGGAATCTACGAGGTCCCCGTCAAGATCCACCCGCAGGTCACCGCCAGCCTCAAGGTGTGGGTGGTGAAGGAGTAG
- a CDS encoding DUF6677 family protein: MPSKGVSTTVACLAAWIVPGGGHYYLGKRKRGLLFFGVVLATFFLGLLNEGRSYLVDREQPLSYLGTFANVALGPLELLSRQFTFGQIAYALPADPNDAQGIRLLAAMRRKVMSVTDEYGTTYILAAGLMNILLVLDAFDISIGRKA; this comes from the coding sequence ATGCCGTCGAAGGGAGTCTCCACCACCGTCGCCTGCCTGGCGGCCTGGATCGTGCCCGGCGGCGGGCATTATTACCTCGGAAAGCGCAAGCGGGGCCTGCTGTTCTTCGGCGTGGTCCTGGCCACATTCTTTCTGGGCCTCCTGAACGAAGGCCGCTCCTACCTCGTGGACCGGGAGCAGCCCCTTTCCTATCTCGGGACGTTCGCCAACGTCGCCCTCGGCCCCCTGGAGCTCCTCAGCCGGCAGTTCACCTTCGGACAGATCGCCTACGCGCTTCCCGCCGATCCGAACGACGCGCAAGGGATCCGGCTCCTCGCCGCCATGCGGCGCAAAGTGATGAGCGTCACCGACGAGTACGGCACCACCTACATCCTCGCGGCCGGGTTGATGAACATCCTTCTCGTCCTCGACGCCTTCGACATCTCCATCGGAAGAAAGGCCTGA
- a CDS encoding VanZ family protein yields the protein MKRTLHLGALWLPVILYGGLVYYFSSLPQAAVAGRFPDYLLHPIEYAGFTLLILRALNGGLRAPFPGRAQLVALVLASLYAISDEFHQLHVPNRNASLKDVLSDTLGALFAVGAAEILQRGLSRRRSRPLPVKLYVRSGCHLCHEARDVLQRVGAAIPLSIAEVDVDSDPDLARRFGPEVPVITVGADKISKLRPREAAIRRRLERIAARAS from the coding sequence GTGAAGCGGACCCTTCATCTCGGCGCGCTCTGGCTTCCCGTCATCCTCTACGGAGGCCTGGTCTACTACTTCTCCTCCCTGCCGCAGGCGGCGGTCGCGGGGAGGTTCCCCGACTATTTGCTCCATCCGATCGAATACGCGGGCTTCACGCTCCTGATCCTCCGCGCCTTGAACGGAGGCCTCCGCGCGCCTTTCCCTGGACGGGCGCAGCTGGTCGCCCTCGTCCTGGCGTCGCTGTACGCGATCTCGGACGAGTTTCACCAGCTCCACGTCCCGAATCGGAACGCCAGCCTCAAGGACGTTCTGAGCGACACGCTGGGAGCGCTTTTCGCCGTCGGCGCGGCGGAGATCCTCCAGCGCGGGCTCTCCCGCCGGCGGTCGCGCCCGCTTCCCGTCAAGCTCTACGTGCGGTCCGGCTGCCATCTCTGCCACGAAGCCCGGGACGTCCTGCAGCGCGTCGGCGCGGCGATTCCGCTGTCGATCGCCGAGGTGGACGTGGACTCCGATCCCGATCTCGCCCGGCGGTTCGGCCCGGAGGTCCCGGTCATCACTGTCGGGGCCGACAAGATCTCCAAGCTCCGTCCCCGCGAAGCGGCGATCCGGCGGCGGCTCGAGCGGATCGCCGCGCGCGCCTCCTGA
- a CDS encoding 3-isopropylmalate dehydrogenase, translating into MKRIAVIPGDGIGIDVTREAVRALETVSGWSGAGLRLDSFDYGAERYLRTGETLPAGAMERLAEYDAILLGALGDPRIPDMKHAADILLGLRFGLDLYVNYRPIRLLDERLCPLKGRAPEEVDFAVFRENTEGLYVGMGGIFKKGTADEIAVQEDVNTRKGVERIIRHAFEFARARGRSRVVMSDKSNVLTYGHDLWQRVFAAVASEYPGIEARHLYVDALAMQMVKDPSQFQVIVTCNMFGDILTDLGAQLQGGLGMAASANIHPGRVSLFEPVHGSAPKYAGKNVANPFGAILTAALLLEHLGLLEEARRIESAVVALIRTHRTAQELGGRLGTREVGEALCEEILRPSPPA; encoded by the coding sequence ATGAAGCGAATCGCCGTCATCCCTGGAGACGGAATCGGCATCGACGTCACCCGCGAAGCGGTGCGCGCCCTGGAGACTGTGTCAGGATGGTCGGGGGCCGGATTGCGGCTGGATTCCTTCGATTACGGGGCGGAGCGCTACCTGCGCACGGGGGAGACCCTTCCCGCCGGAGCGATGGAGCGCCTCGCGGAGTACGACGCCATCCTCCTGGGCGCCCTGGGCGACCCGCGCATCCCCGACATGAAGCACGCCGCGGACATCCTGCTCGGGCTCCGCTTCGGCCTCGATCTCTACGTCAACTATCGCCCCATCCGCCTGCTGGACGAGCGGCTGTGTCCGTTGAAGGGACGCGCCCCGGAGGAGGTCGATTTCGCGGTGTTTCGGGAGAACACCGAAGGGCTCTACGTCGGGATGGGAGGGATTTTCAAGAAGGGAACTGCCGATGAAATCGCCGTCCAGGAGGACGTGAACACCCGGAAGGGGGTCGAGCGCATCATCCGCCACGCCTTCGAGTTCGCGCGGGCGAGAGGCAGGAGCCGGGTCGTGATGAGCGACAAGTCCAACGTCCTGACTTACGGCCACGATCTCTGGCAGCGCGTCTTCGCGGCCGTGGCGTCCGAGTACCCGGGGATCGAAGCCCGTCACCTTTACGTGGACGCGCTCGCCATGCAGATGGTGAAGGACCCGTCCCAGTTCCAGGTGATCGTCACGTGCAACATGTTCGGGGACATCCTCACCGACCTGGGGGCGCAGCTGCAGGGGGGGCTCGGCATGGCCGCCTCGGCGAACATCCACCCCGGGCGCGTCTCGCTGTTCGAGCCGGTCCATGGCTCGGCGCCCAAGTACGCCGGGAAGAACGTCGCCAACCCGTTCGGCGCCATCCTCACCGCCGCGCTTCTCCTGGAGCACCTCGGGCTCCTGGAGGAGGCGCGGCGCATCGAGTCGGCCGTGGTCGCCCTCATCCGGACGCATCGGACGGCCCAGGAGCTCGGCGGCCGCCTCGGAACGCGCGAGGTGGGAGAGGCCCTCTGCGAGGAGATCCTGAGGCCCTCCCCTCCGGCGTGA
- a CDS encoding PQQ-binding-like beta-propeller repeat protein — protein MLSRGALAKRSAACLLLLTMGAGLSMVAPQKAIQDPLATQDKKNRRGFEEIPAPPPSPEQRIRLVEEWRIPLGSPLAGPLLALEDKVVAAVESGMVQAFSAADGHFLWRQDLAEKPAGGPVQVAGSIVQATASGKIVALQAAAGETLWTVQAGGEIAVQPTAAGDYLLVALSAGKIVALDTGGRERFRVDLRGAPSTPVQACRGLIVAGTEAGTVEAFDRQTGRRLWISETGSAVRSPFLCYRGSIYFGTEDNRLRALRYSGRRRWSYKVGGLVRAIPFGLERRVYFLSYDNYVYALKAGSGHLVLRVRMSHRLADEALVIGERLFLSPYTSGRLIALSLPELQLLGEYRLDLEGEWFTTPPVRAGEKLLVGYGRYEGRILALRQEKETEPPAAR, from the coding sequence GTGCTATCCCGCGGGGCGCTGGCGAAACGGAGCGCAGCCTGCCTGCTGCTCCTGACGATGGGAGCAGGGCTGTCGATGGTCGCCCCTCAGAAGGCGATCCAGGATCCGCTCGCGACCCAGGACAAGAAGAACCGCCGAGGATTCGAGGAGATTCCCGCGCCCCCGCCGTCCCCCGAGCAGCGGATCCGCCTGGTCGAGGAGTGGAGGATTCCCCTCGGCTCACCCCTCGCGGGGCCGCTGCTGGCCCTGGAGGACAAGGTCGTCGCCGCCGTGGAAAGCGGCATGGTGCAGGCCTTCTCGGCGGCCGACGGGCATTTCCTCTGGCGGCAGGATCTGGCGGAGAAGCCGGCAGGGGGGCCCGTCCAGGTAGCGGGCTCGATCGTCCAGGCGACCGCTTCGGGAAAAATCGTCGCCCTGCAGGCGGCCGCGGGGGAAACGCTCTGGACGGTGCAGGCGGGGGGGGAGATCGCCGTCCAGCCCACCGCCGCCGGCGACTATCTGCTGGTCGCCCTGAGCGCGGGAAAAATCGTCGCCTTGGACACCGGAGGGCGCGAGCGGTTTCGCGTCGATCTCCGGGGAGCGCCCTCGACGCCCGTGCAGGCCTGCCGCGGCTTGATCGTGGCGGGGACGGAGGCGGGAACGGTGGAGGCCTTCGACCGCCAGACCGGGCGCCGTCTGTGGATCAGCGAGACCGGCTCGGCGGTTCGCTCCCCGTTCCTCTGCTACCGGGGAAGCATCTATTTCGGGACCGAGGACAACCGGCTGCGGGCCCTGCGGTACAGCGGGAGGCGCCGCTGGAGCTACAAGGTCGGTGGACTGGTCCGCGCGATTCCCTTCGGCCTGGAGCGCCGCGTCTACTTCCTTTCCTACGACAACTACGTCTACGCCCTCAAGGCGGGTTCGGGGCATCTGGTTCTGCGGGTGAGAATGAGCCACCGCCTGGCGGACGAGGCGCTGGTGATCGGCGAGAGGCTGTTCCTCTCGCCCTACACGTCCGGCCGGCTCATCGCGCTCTCTCTGCCCGAGCTGCAGCTCCTCGGCGAATACCGTCTCGATCTGGAGGGGGAATGGTTCACGACCCCGCCGGTCCGCGCCGGAGAGAAGCTTCTGGTGGGCTACGGCCGGTACGAGGGCAGGATCCTGGCGCTGCGCCAGGAGAAGGAGACGGAGCCTCCGGCCGCGCGCTGA
- the hisS gene encoding histidine--tRNA ligase, producing MIQAVKGTRDILPAESGKWQFAEAAARRVFRRYGFREIRTPVFESTELFARGIGEGTDIVSKEMYTFRDRGERSLTLRPENTAPVVRAAIEHGLFQRADSERLYYIGPMFRYERPQKGRMRQFHQIGVEAFGSVEPAVDAEVIEMSTTFLAQLGIADSDLIINSVGCAICRPAYKERLRAFLLPRVAELCPDCQRRLHDNPLRILDCKAGCRALLSDAPTLLESLDAGCREHFDGLRRCLDLLEVRHRVDPHLVRGLDYYVRTTFEILGASLGAQNALLGGGRYDRLVEDLGGPSIPGVGFASGLDRLVLSLPAGAPAAAAEGPDFFVALQGRLAFDRAFRLTRDLRRLDLWVEMDPRSDPSLKAQTRRADQLGARRILFLGDDEIRRGVVAMKKMADGSQRELPLDDLAQLAREAAVE from the coding sequence ATGATTCAGGCCGTCAAGGGCACCCGGGACATCCTGCCCGCGGAGTCCGGAAAGTGGCAGTTCGCGGAAGCCGCCGCCCGCCGCGTTTTTCGCCGTTACGGGTTCCGCGAGATTCGCACCCCCGTGTTCGAGTCGACCGAGCTCTTCGCGCGCGGCATCGGCGAGGGGACCGACATCGTCTCGAAGGAGATGTACACCTTCCGCGATCGCGGCGAGCGCTCCCTGACGCTGCGCCCCGAGAACACCGCCCCCGTCGTCCGGGCGGCGATCGAGCACGGACTCTTCCAGCGCGCCGATTCGGAGCGCCTCTATTACATCGGCCCCATGTTCCGGTACGAGCGCCCGCAGAAGGGGAGGATGAGGCAATTCCACCAGATCGGGGTCGAGGCCTTCGGCAGCGTCGAGCCCGCGGTCGACGCCGAGGTCATCGAGATGTCCACCACCTTCCTGGCGCAGCTCGGCATCGCCGACTCCGACCTGATCATCAACTCGGTGGGCTGCGCGATCTGCCGTCCCGCCTACAAGGAGCGCCTGCGCGCCTTCCTGCTTCCTCGCGTCGCGGAGCTTTGCCCCGATTGCCAGCGGCGCCTGCACGACAATCCGCTCAGGATCCTGGACTGCAAGGCCGGCTGCCGCGCGCTTCTGAGCGACGCGCCCACGCTCCTGGAGAGCCTCGATGCCGGCTGCCGCGAGCACTTCGACGGCCTCCGGCGCTGCCTCGATCTCCTCGAAGTGCGCCACCGCGTCGATCCCCACCTGGTGCGCGGCCTCGATTACTACGTCCGCACCACGTTCGAGATCCTCGGAGCCTCCCTGGGCGCGCAGAACGCCCTGCTGGGCGGCGGCCGTTACGATCGGCTGGTGGAGGATCTGGGCGGGCCCTCGATCCCGGGGGTCGGGTTCGCCTCCGGCCTGGATCGGCTCGTCCTGTCGCTTCCCGCCGGAGCGCCGGCCGCGGCGGCGGAAGGGCCCGACTTCTTCGTGGCGCTGCAGGGCCGCCTGGCGTTCGATCGCGCCTTCCGGCTGACGCGCGACCTGAGGCGCCTCGACCTCTGGGTCGAGATGGATCCCCGCTCGGATCCGAGCCTCAAGGCCCAGACGCGGCGGGCCGACCAGCTCGGCGCCCGGCGCATCCTGTTCCTGGGAGACGACGAGATCCGCCGCGGAGTCGTCGCCATGAAGAAGATGGCGGACGGGTCCCAGAGGGAGCTGCCGCTCGACGACCTGGCGCAGCTCGCGAGGGAGGCGGCGGTTGAGTAG